The following proteins come from a genomic window of Companilactobacillus pabuli:
- the pgmB gene encoding beta-phosphoglucomutase, whose amino-acid sequence MVKFEQIKGFIFDLDGVIANTSLYHGKAWHQLADELGVTWTEDLANQLKGVARMDSLNLILKAGGKENDYTEDEKEKLAAKKNDNYLGLLDSLSQDDILPGMKEFIEELSDHHYLISLASSSKNSPIVLKKLDLAKYFDGKVDPATLTHGKPDPEIYVRGAEVLNLKPEECIGLEDAIAGIKSINGAHETSLGIGDPKMLNEADLNFNDTSEVTLENIKKAMD is encoded by the coding sequence ATGGTTAAATTTGAACAAATTAAAGGTTTTATTTTCGATTTAGATGGTGTAATTGCTAATACGTCACTTTACCATGGTAAAGCTTGGCATCAATTGGCCGATGAATTAGGCGTTACTTGGACAGAAGATTTAGCCAACCAGCTAAAGGGTGTAGCTAGAATGGATTCTTTGAATTTGATCCTTAAAGCTGGCGGCAAAGAAAATGATTACACGGAAGATGAAAAAGAAAAATTAGCTGCCAAAAAGAATGATAATTATTTAGGGCTGTTGGACTCTTTGAGCCAAGATGATATTTTGCCAGGAATGAAAGAATTTATTGAAGAATTATCAGATCATCATTATTTAATTTCTTTAGCTTCTTCTTCAAAAAATTCACCAATTGTCTTGAAAAAATTAGATTTGGCCAAATATTTTGACGGAAAAGTTGATCCAGCTACTTTGACACACGGAAAACCCGATCCAGAAATTTATGTTCGTGGAGCAGAGGTTTTGAATCTAAAGCCTGAGGAATGTATCGGTTTAGAAGATGCGATTGCCGGGATTAAATCAATCAACGGTGCACATGAAACTTCTCTTGGAATCGGTGATCCAAAGATGCTTAATGAAGCAGATTTAAACTTTAACGATACTTCTGAAGTAACACTTGAAAATATTAAAAAGGCTATGGATTAA